A single region of the Oryzias latipes chromosome 21, ASM223467v1 genome encodes:
- the LOC101157495 gene encoding interleukin-1 receptor type 1 isoform X2, which translates to MDLGSTLKSILLFIWISKLCAEMSADNCTNYKLQFERVFSVPGDVAMLNSTLVSPDVFDYTTVPYNITWYNLKTGEEMSNLTHKVFVLKETLWFLNVTMEDDGEYVTILRTPSHCYTQSTKLVVETPVSGECGRPQKAYQELTKGVADTLNCPLMGYITKLHSYNISSSLRWNKGCDPIADGTDKYTYRGQTLLSFDLVDSDDDSYYTCTLTFILGGFGGSVSETIVAPVIDDTSFGPQVHQPANEIIKANKGSNFTKKCLVFVPGSGMSFVDVLWLAGDDYIFNTQPSERIYTSEQRIWTQDDPKGFWFETQLSFTELRDEDFNINYTCRAHSFRGHPEASFTLVPADPNIMLPIGCVLSGVMVLFITTVTVYYIFKVDLVLWFRRAFPVLYANKDLDGKVFDAYVAYPQHYGFGFREEVEKFALQMLPQVLEKACGYKLFIAGRDCLPGQSMVDSVEENIQASRRFLLLYTASTFISKRHTSNNNNIFKSSDESVDAESKTCESSMDLDSSSAYTDTRQHLECVAAMHRALLERSLKVVLVELEEISPDQLALFPESVQHLRKKQGAVCLWKDFKTRQKWRTLWMTREDEGPRKDSPLSASSCPSSRFWKEIRYHMPVRGKRVVYPEKTALLNV; encoded by the exons ATGGACTTAGGATCGACACTGAAAAGCATTCTGCTTTTCATTTGGATTTCAAAACTGTGTGCAGAGATGTCAGCAG ATAACTGCACCAACTACAAGCTGCAGTTTGAGCGGGTTTTCTCTGTTCCTGGAGATGTGGCCATGCTGAACAGCACGCTGGTGTCTCCGGACGTGTTCGACTACACAACTGTGCCGTACAACATCACATGGTACAACTTGAAAACCGGAGAAGAGATGAGCAACCTGACCCACAAAGTCTTTGTTCTGAAGGAGACCTTGTGGTTTCTTAACGTAACAATGGAGGACGACGGGGAATATGTGACCATCCTGAG AACTCCTTCTCACTGCTACACGCAGTCCACCAAGCTGGTGGTGGAGACGCCAGTCTCTGGGGAATGTGGGAGGCCACAGAAAGCCTACCAAGAGCTTACAAAAGGGGTAGCGGACACACTGAACTGCCCCCTGATGGGGTACATCACGAAACTGCACAGCTACAACATCTCTTCTTCACTTCGTTGGAACAAA GGTTGTGACCCCATAGCTGATGGAACAGACAAGTACACCTACCGTGGTCAGACCCTGCTGTCCTTTGACTTGGTAGATTCCGATGACGATTCCTACTACACCTGCACTCTGACTTTCATCCTCGGGGGTTTTGGAGGATCTGTGTCGGAGACCATTGTAGCCCCAGTCATAG ATGATACTTCTTTTGGTCCTCAGGTGCACCAACCAGCAAATGAAATCATCAAAGCAAATAAAG GGTCCAACTTTACCAAAAAGTGCCTGGTGTTTGTGCCAGGTTCTGGGATGTCCTTTGTTGATGTCCTCTGGTTGGCCGGAGACGACTACATTTTCAATACACAACCCTCTGAGCGCATCTACACCTCTGAACAGCG CATCTGGACTCAAGACGATCCCAAAGGGTTTTGGTTTGAGACGCAGCTCTCTTTCACTGAATTAAGAGATGAGGATTTTAACATCAACTACACTTGCAGAGCGCACAGTTTCAGAGGCCACCCAGAGGCCtcttttactttggtcccagcag ATCCAAACATCATGCTTCCCATCGGATGTGTTCTCAGTGGCGTCATGGTTCTCTTCATCACCACTGTTACTGTATATTACATTTTCAAGGTTGATTTAGTGCTGTGGTTCAGAAGGGCTTTTCCAGTCCTCTATGCAAACAAAG ATTTGGATGGGAAGGTGTTTGATGCCTATGTGGCGTATCCGCAGCATTACGGCTTTGGCTTCAGAGAGGAAGTGGAGAAATTTGCTCTGCAGATGCTGCCTCaagtgttggaaaaagcttgtggcTACAAACTCTTCATAGCGGGCCGGGACTGCCTGCCTGGACAAT CCATGGtggactctgtggaggagaACATTCAAGCCAGTCGCCGCTTCCTCCTGCTCTACACCGCCTCCACCTTCATCTCCAAAAGACACACAAGCAATAACAACAACATCTTCAAAAGCAGTGATGAAAGTGTCGACGCTGAGAGCAAGACCTGTGAAAGCAGCATGGATTTAGACAGCAGCAGTGCGTACACGGACACAAGGCAGCACCTAGAATGTGTGGCTGCCATGCACAGAGCACTGCTGGAGAGATCCCTGAAG GTGGTTCTGGTTGAGCTGGAAGAGATCTCCCCAGATCAGCTGGCTCTCTTCCCAGAGTCGGTGCAGCATCTGAGGAAGAAGCAAGgcgctgtgtgtttgtggaagGATTTCAAGACCAGACAAAAATGGAGGACCCTTTGGATGACGAGAGAAGATGAAGGACCGAGAAAAGACTCGCCGTTGTCGGCGTCCTCCTGCCCTTCCTCCAGGTTCTGGAAAGAAATAAGATATCACATGCCTGTTAGAGGCAAGAGGGTGGTGTATCCAGAGAAAACTGCTCTGTTGAATGTataa
- the LOC101157495 gene encoding interleukin-1 receptor type 1 isoform X1 translates to MQRTNQDQKRLAMDLGSTLKSILLFIWISKLCAEMSADNCTNYKLQFERVFSVPGDVAMLNSTLVSPDVFDYTTVPYNITWYNLKTGEEMSNLTHKVFVLKETLWFLNVTMEDDGEYVTILRTPSHCYTQSTKLVVETPVSGECGRPQKAYQELTKGVADTLNCPLMGYITKLHSYNISSSLRWNKGCDPIADGTDKYTYRGQTLLSFDLVDSDDDSYYTCTLTFILGGFGGSVSETIVAPVIDDTSFGPQVHQPANEIIKANKGSNFTKKCLVFVPGSGMSFVDVLWLAGDDYIFNTQPSERIYTSEQRIWTQDDPKGFWFETQLSFTELRDEDFNINYTCRAHSFRGHPEASFTLVPADPNIMLPIGCVLSGVMVLFITTVTVYYIFKVDLVLWFRRAFPVLYANKDLDGKVFDAYVAYPQHYGFGFREEVEKFALQMLPQVLEKACGYKLFIAGRDCLPGQSMVDSVEENIQASRRFLLLYTASTFISKRHTSNNNNIFKSSDESVDAESKTCESSMDLDSSSAYTDTRQHLECVAAMHRALLERSLKVVLVELEEISPDQLALFPESVQHLRKKQGAVCLWKDFKTRQKWRTLWMTREDEGPRKDSPLSASSCPSSRFWKEIRYHMPVRGKRVVYPEKTALLNV, encoded by the exons atgcagagaacaaatcaGGATCAGAAACGTTTGG cCATGGACTTAGGATCGACACTGAAAAGCATTCTGCTTTTCATTTGGATTTCAAAACTGTGTGCAGAGATGTCAGCAG ATAACTGCACCAACTACAAGCTGCAGTTTGAGCGGGTTTTCTCTGTTCCTGGAGATGTGGCCATGCTGAACAGCACGCTGGTGTCTCCGGACGTGTTCGACTACACAACTGTGCCGTACAACATCACATGGTACAACTTGAAAACCGGAGAAGAGATGAGCAACCTGACCCACAAAGTCTTTGTTCTGAAGGAGACCTTGTGGTTTCTTAACGTAACAATGGAGGACGACGGGGAATATGTGACCATCCTGAG AACTCCTTCTCACTGCTACACGCAGTCCACCAAGCTGGTGGTGGAGACGCCAGTCTCTGGGGAATGTGGGAGGCCACAGAAAGCCTACCAAGAGCTTACAAAAGGGGTAGCGGACACACTGAACTGCCCCCTGATGGGGTACATCACGAAACTGCACAGCTACAACATCTCTTCTTCACTTCGTTGGAACAAA GGTTGTGACCCCATAGCTGATGGAACAGACAAGTACACCTACCGTGGTCAGACCCTGCTGTCCTTTGACTTGGTAGATTCCGATGACGATTCCTACTACACCTGCACTCTGACTTTCATCCTCGGGGGTTTTGGAGGATCTGTGTCGGAGACCATTGTAGCCCCAGTCATAG ATGATACTTCTTTTGGTCCTCAGGTGCACCAACCAGCAAATGAAATCATCAAAGCAAATAAAG GGTCCAACTTTACCAAAAAGTGCCTGGTGTTTGTGCCAGGTTCTGGGATGTCCTTTGTTGATGTCCTCTGGTTGGCCGGAGACGACTACATTTTCAATACACAACCCTCTGAGCGCATCTACACCTCTGAACAGCG CATCTGGACTCAAGACGATCCCAAAGGGTTTTGGTTTGAGACGCAGCTCTCTTTCACTGAATTAAGAGATGAGGATTTTAACATCAACTACACTTGCAGAGCGCACAGTTTCAGAGGCCACCCAGAGGCCtcttttactttggtcccagcag ATCCAAACATCATGCTTCCCATCGGATGTGTTCTCAGTGGCGTCATGGTTCTCTTCATCACCACTGTTACTGTATATTACATTTTCAAGGTTGATTTAGTGCTGTGGTTCAGAAGGGCTTTTCCAGTCCTCTATGCAAACAAAG ATTTGGATGGGAAGGTGTTTGATGCCTATGTGGCGTATCCGCAGCATTACGGCTTTGGCTTCAGAGAGGAAGTGGAGAAATTTGCTCTGCAGATGCTGCCTCaagtgttggaaaaagcttgtggcTACAAACTCTTCATAGCGGGCCGGGACTGCCTGCCTGGACAAT CCATGGtggactctgtggaggagaACATTCAAGCCAGTCGCCGCTTCCTCCTGCTCTACACCGCCTCCACCTTCATCTCCAAAAGACACACAAGCAATAACAACAACATCTTCAAAAGCAGTGATGAAAGTGTCGACGCTGAGAGCAAGACCTGTGAAAGCAGCATGGATTTAGACAGCAGCAGTGCGTACACGGACACAAGGCAGCACCTAGAATGTGTGGCTGCCATGCACAGAGCACTGCTGGAGAGATCCCTGAAG GTGGTTCTGGTTGAGCTGGAAGAGATCTCCCCAGATCAGCTGGCTCTCTTCCCAGAGTCGGTGCAGCATCTGAGGAAGAAGCAAGgcgctgtgtgtttgtggaagGATTTCAAGACCAGACAAAAATGGAGGACCCTTTGGATGACGAGAGAAGATGAAGGACCGAGAAAAGACTCGCCGTTGTCGGCGTCCTCCTGCCCTTCCTCCAGGTTCTGGAAAGAAATAAGATATCACATGCCTGTTAGAGGCAAGAGGGTGGTGTATCCAGAGAAAACTGCTCTGTTGAATGTataa